In Corylus avellana chromosome ca8, CavTom2PMs-1.0, the genomic stretch GAAGTCCTCGTTATTAGAaaatctattcttttttttttttttttagttttttgcatGTAGAAAAATCTATTCTTCATTCTGGGCATAGAAGTACCATGCATCTCAGAAAATCTTAGCCCAGGCTAGGGAGAAAGGTGATATTTGTCAATTAACATAAATTTGGAGAATTCATTATTTAGTTTTCTTGAAAGTAGTTAGAAGATAAGGAGAGCAAGCAAAGTAAAAATGAACAGAATGTGTAAAGTAGGCAAGAATAATTTTGAAACTTGTGTTTAAGATGGAATGCATTTTGAGGAACCTTTTGTTCTTTGCTAAAATGCAACAATGCTGTTTGCTGTTTAACTCTGTTTCAGGAAATAATGCTTCTTGGAGAccttgtttcttctttcttgtacCATATAGTTTAACCTTGTAACCCCTTGATAAGTATACAGAGACTACAatcttttcaaattaaatgtttTGTAGTAGTCATTGcagattttcattttcattaaccttttttttcccctgtttcGTGGATTCCTCTTTCTTACATGCTCAATCTTCTCAAAACTGGGCTGCAGGAATTGTCACttaaaacagaagcaaattcaAGCAAAGCAAGGATGAATAAGTTTAGTGAAGGAACAGCAGTAGAGGTAAGCAGTGACGAAGATGGATTTCAAGGTGCTTGGTTTGCTGCAACAATTGTCAGTGCTATAGGACAGGACAAATACTTCATTGAGTACAAGAGCCTGAGAACAGATGATGACATGGACTTTTTGAGAGAAGAGGTTGATATACAGCACATAAGGCCTCGTCCTCCTGATGCTGTGATGATTGATAGTTTCAATCTGAAAGAAGAAGTTGATGCATTTTGCAATGATGGGTGGTGGGAGGGTGTGATTTCCAAGGTTGTTAAGGGCTTACGGTACAGAGTTTACTTCAAAGGCACAAATGATGAAGCAGAGTTTCAGCACTCTGACCTAAGACCACGTCAAGATTGGATAGATGGAACTTGGGTCAGGGCTTCTCAGGTATATGACTTTTGTAtacctttaaaaaatttatcagtgaattttatttccttttttcctttgtcATGCTGTTGTAGAGTTTGTTTGGGTAGGTGGAAACTTGGTTTGTCAATTGTTAAGTGATTAATAATTTCCTTTGAAGTCACAAGAGGTTGCTCAAAACTTGGTTTAGAAAAGGTGCTGGAATTAAATTGAGAATAGCTGTGAAAGTTTCCAAATTTTGTCGAAATTTTGTTTAACAAAACTTAGAATTTTATTCGTTTGGAGGCCATaataagagaaaattaaagGTTCTGCTTAACTTGGGCAATTCAGACAATTTTctagaacaagaaaaagattgTCTTCAACTGCTCCAGCTCCGCTCCGCTCCATCGTTACAGCTATTcagtgatttgaaaaaaaaaattcagaccTGCCAATATGGATAAGCAAATGCGCAAGGAAACTGAAAGTATAACATGGCATAGAGTTGAATTGCACTGGCAatcatttactttatttttccaTTGTGTATGATAGTAATTACTATCACAAAATTTCCCTTCTTGATTTTGACATATTTTATACTTGTTTTTGAAGATCCTTCTTATGATTTACTAACTTGGGACCTTTTTCAGGCCTTGAAGTTCTGATTCATCCAAGCAGGATCATATAATGTTAGTGGGAAAACAGGCGCATTCATCTTCACATTCATTGCAGCTCGCATTCCATACGGAGGTGCTGTTTAATGTGAGTGGTACAGATTTGTTGATCAAGAAATCAAAATGTCCCTAGGTGTTTGGCTAACAATTGTAAATGCGGTGTTTGTTTtatcaagaaataaaaatggtttACTTTGccttttgtattcttttatGCACGTGCTTTAACATTTATAATTATGAAGAGTGAAAATAACGGTTGCCTCTCCGTATGAAAAAGAGTGTGCAACATCTTTTGATCTTGTTGAACATAAAATTGGTTCACTCTTCTCCTGTGTACTCTCTATGCCCTTTACTGTTcgtttttaataattatttattacctataaaaacaaatttgttcACATCCGACGGAACCTTATTATGATATCTTTATACATCAACCTTGGTGAGTCTTTTGGCATCCAAGAGGAGAGGTATTTGGCTCTTAGAACAGGTtatatttcttctcttttcctagTCGATTTGGCCTAGAACAGAGACTTTTAGCAGTTCTAACCTGTTCATTTAGAaggaactttcaatttctaatAATTAGCAAGACTTTGATCAAATTGTGTCTGTCAATGGCAAAAAGGATTGCATACCATTGGCCTTGCTTACTTGTTCTTACCTGATAGTTGTTAAACTTTAGATTTTAGATGCTGAATAAGTAGATTAAATTCCAAGAAATACAGGAATCCTAGTCTGTAACAGGACAGCTGACAGACCAATAGGCATCTTCACAGTATTAGATCAATCACTAGCAGTGTCTCCATGCTTGCTGGGCTCTGTCGCAACTCCAATGATACTCCATGGTTGAATAGAAAAGGGCAGCTATGTGATCATGTTATGAGAGAAGCAAAAGCGGCTCTTTTGGCTATCCTGAGTGATACAGCAAAATTTACAGTAAtttagcaaaataaataaaagaaaaagagaagaaatgcAAAGCCTAAGAAAGATACAAAATTGTTTAGTGAAAATGCTGGTTACCTAGCGgaggatcttctccatttcattttggATCGAAGAATCTTTCTAGAGAGATCTTGAGACCATAAATGAGACATTTGtcctattaataaaaatatatattaaaaataattaaaaaaacaaaataataaattttttttaaaaaaaatgatttggtACTTAGGGGTGGCTGgtccacccccaagggcctgtatggggtggccggagcaaccccatggcccttgggggtgtaTTACAATggccaaatctttttttttattattcttttttaattttttttatttattattatttggcctTTGGACCACCCcttaagttttttattattattttttaatttttaaatttttatttttaaaatatatataatatttttttatttttttattaataaaataaatgttcgATTTATGCCTCAAGATCGATCTCAAGATTAAGATCTGTCTACAGATTCTGACCATTAAGACTTGAGAGGATCTTGTTGGGTTGTATTTTCTtccttattatttatttattttttggtaaaaccAACATAATTAGAAATGTATCAAGATTTCTGTGGGAAAAATTAACAGGGAACGGGAAAGAAAAACTTGATTGATACTAGGGAGAAACACGGGAAATGCTATTTCACTTTCGTTTCACAGCACTTTAAATACTTCCTCCGTATGAACTCCAAAAATACAGAAGCCAAAAGCCTAGACCATGGTTTTTCCAAGTTCATTCTAACAAACAGCAACTGAAAGCACTGAAAGATTATAtcgatataaaaaaaaattctaaatctcACAAAATTCTAAATAGTGCAGCACCAAAGTATACTCCTATGAAAGGAAGCATAGTCAAAACAAAACCGAATAGAGGTCAACATAACCATGCCATGAAAATTCATAAATTCAAAGACTTTAGAAAAGCTAGGATTCAGTTTTAACAAGTCCAGGACAAAATGCAAAAAGCCTCTCAACATTAGAAGTAAAGAAGGCTGCTTTATGGACCAACTActtcttctcttccttctcAGCCTCCGCTGCTTTCTTCATCCTGGCACCAACATGGCGCTGGTTTGTCCGCTCAATGCGGAGTTTGTCATATGCCCTGAATGATTTCATCTCTTCAGTGACCTTCACAAGCTCCACAGATGGCTTCTCACGTACAATTGGCAAGTATGGGCCTTGGACCTGGGTGGCAGTTGCAAGTTCCTCAGGAGCAGAATCACCAGCCTGCAGCAAAGGTAAGAAAATGATGTCATGCAACAAGCAAATAACCATAGTCCACAATGTATTTCAACCATTTTAAACTAACCTTAAATTTGCGAGCACGCCTTGGGAAGACAACCAACTTGGCCTTGTACGTCTTCAGCCTCTGCACATTAGCCTGAAGAGTTTCCAGAGAACGATTCCTCCTCCGATGATCAACTGCTATCCCAATAGTTGGTGCAAGTTTCTTGGGAACGTTGGCAGCCtgtttatgaagaaaaaagagtcGATTACTAAAAGTCTCATTAAAACCCAATGCAACAGGAGATGACACAAGCAGATACAATAAACAGAAAGATTACAACAGATTAAAGATAAAACCCATCTTCTAGACAAGAAAGAATATGCATGGGCTTCTCTACATATTAATAGATAACATAAGCAATTCAAAAGCCCAATTTCTAAATCACCAACACAATAGGCTGTGTCAATTGTGAACTTATAAGGGGTATTCATgataaaaagaacataaataaaatagagaaagcTAAATGTATACTATACAGCATGactgagaaagaaaaacagGAAGACAAGGATCCAACCTTTAGTCAAATTTGAGAACAACCATTTGTCCTTCAagactattttttgttttatctaaaTTGAGAAGCAGAAGGAAACCTACAAACTACAGTATCTAGGCTGTAAAGAATTGCAagtgaacaaaaataaataaataaataatgcgTCCAATCATTAATGAGAACTGTGTACTTAGGTTgcgcacttattaaaaaaaaaattaatgagagaaaaaataaaatgtagttgtatataacacaaaaaaaaagcttttctaACCTAAGTTCAGTAGACAAGAAGCAACATAATCCAAATAATCCGACCAAATTAGCTAGAAGTCAGCATACAGGAAACAAAACCTTCATATACCATAAAGTTACATAAAAACACCCCACCTTCAACTCTTCTAGAGAAAATCCCCTTCCAGCCCTCACTTTCATGTTATACTTCAATGTTTGCCCATGTACAATGGGACGAAGAGGTCCAGCAGTTGGGCGGGGGAAAATTTTGACGGCCTTCTTCTGGCGAGCTGGTAATGGTTGAACAGAACAAACACATCACTACTCGGTCAAAAATATCTCACCAAAAGGTTTTGGATGAATGGATACGTTGCTCATGTTTACTAGTGTTATCAACCAAAATGTAACAACTCATTAACCAAAAGGGGGCAAAtctaaaaggaagaaaataagaTACTCACCATTTCTTCTTCTGGTTTTCCGGGCTGGTTGATTAAACCATGTCTTTACATAATTCTGCCAGTGTTTCTTGAAGTGCCCATTAGGGATAACATTGTTGTGCTTAACCATTTCTTACCTGCAAAACCATGGATTGAATGAGAAACAGCCTCAAATTATATGCACATAGTAGTCACTATGAGATTATGAAAACTGAAGCCAGCAAACCACATTTAATgcaccaaaaatatatttttgtttgtgtcCTCTAAAACTCAAAGAAATAATGTTGAATGCATATAAATATCTTTTAGTCTCTGCTTAAGACAATTTATATCAGCAATAATATGGTCATTAGAGGGAACAAAAAGGCGAAAACTCAAATTATACTATAACTTACAAAACAACAATTTAATATACAAGATTGTTTAGTGAAAATGCAAAATACTTCTTCAGAAGCTCTTTCAAATGTCAAAGTGCTATTAATTGTGCCAAGTATGCCAAATGCCCAAAACAACAGCATGCTACCACAACAAAAGAAATTCTTACCTATACAAAATACTGAAACACATAATACACTACTAGAAAATAACGGGCTTTGTCAAAATAAGAAGACCAAAAAATCAGATTACTCTTTCCACATTCGACAAAACACAAgcattttcttctctcttcgtGCCCACAAAAGAAACACCTTACTCACCAGCTCATTGCACTATTTGGgcaaatgaaatataaatagGAAGACTCGATTATATGGAACCAGATAAACTAAGCttttatattcaaaaataaattcgtcaccaatgagctttagctcaaCTCGTACTTCCTCCCATCGGGTATGTCTTACTTTCCAATCAAAAAAcaattcatctttttcttttacttaatCCCtttttttctcagcaaccagAGAGAGGCTAATCGAAGCAGACAAATCAAGCTTAATCTAAGGAAGCCATACACAGAAGCATCAACGAATTCACAATACAGACAATGATGGCTCTGGAGAGCGTCAAAGCGCAGAGATCTAATAACAGGTCAAATCAAAAAACCAACGCAAACCCATACGCGGTTGTACCCTCAAATTAGCAGAAAACGAGCCTTTTGCTAAAATTTTCTAAAACCACCAACAGTTTTCTATGCAACCAAACAGAGAGGCagagatagatagatagaaAATTGAACACAGATGATGGCAACGAAAATGAATGAGAAAGTGTGATGACCTTGCAGCGCCGCCGACGAAATGGAGCTGAACCTTTTGTGTGTGTCTCTCTCTAGCTCTGGCGCAAGAAGCTTTGTTTAGGGTTTCATGGGTTTATATGTGTGAAGGGAGGAAAGCTAGTGAAAACCCTAGCTGCTTTTCTTTCTGGTCTTTTTGTTTCCCGTATTGGCCCAATTGTTTGATGCTCGTTGGGCCGTAgcttgggcttttttttttttttttttttttcgcagcTTGGGTTTAAACTTCTGTTTCCACTTTCTAGTAGTCTAGTAATATGAGTAagcttcctttttatttatttatttttaaatgctacaatttattattttatcttataatgTTGATATAACGATCTCAACTAACTCTTAGatgatcttttatatatattaagggtTGGTTGGGAATGCCATATTaacattgtagaataaaaatatgtaaaatattctacaagaagtagttcaatcggctgaaGATCACGATTCacgtcttatgaagcggagatcactagttcaaattctccTCTTCTTATGcagaaatgtcaaaaaaaaaaatgtgcttgAAGCGAGAGGATCCTATTGCAATTTCTATGGGCTTGCATTGGTATTAATAGCAGCCAGCAGCCATGATTGGGTATTTATTTAGGGCATCAATGACTGAACTCCTTTTGTGAGAAATCATCATAAAAGCAGTGATGTTGGGTTAATAAACaacattgtttatttattttatttatcatcTCGCTTAGGAGAAAAAGGCACCTTTATGCAAGATACGCCCTCGATggtcaaaataaattattaggATTCcctataatttaaaaaaatagtgctatcaaattattaaattttggtcattttaagGTATCAAAACGTTTGAAAAATgacacatattaaaaatgtggtatgttataattgagaattgagtatatttttataagGTTCTTACTCTCTATATTGTAAAAAAGCTTTAAACCAAAAATTGTCtattaattttatgaagaataaaCGTCTCTACAAACGTGAAGATGAAGTCTTTTGAgaggaaaattatttttggttatctcgataacatgccacatttttaattggtaaaattttttaaacgTTTTGATGCCTAAAAAGGGCATAAATTACGTTATTTaagaatttacaattttaaataaattgtaggGAATCTTGATcccaaaataaaacacaagtCTATTGAAACGCAATTTTGTactcaataattttatttttttttcaaaaaagaaaaaaaaatgcacttgTGTTTTTGCGTTTTGACAAACAGCTGcatggtttaaaaaaaataacaaaataattcttgggctagggaaaaaaaaaaaagtaatgctacacacattTCTATTCTTTCACTCCCTATCTCACACTCTTAGGTAGCTCCCACTctcaccattagatcaaaattcaataataatctattGAAAATTGAACGGTGAGAATGGGGGCCACCTAAGGGTCTTGTAAAAGCAGAGAGTAAGAATATGTGTAGGATTActacaagagaaatgctagaatgcaTTAAAATCTCCACATTTGGCCCATCTAAATCATAGGTGGCAAAGAGACCCCATATGCATAAAAAACATAATCCGTTATCTGCCATGTAAGCACCAATTATATTGTGACACATGTCACTtatactaaaaactaaaaatagttagtaaaaaattaataaataattttaaaagaaaagaaacggaCGATGAAACTGcgagaaagagaaaaagtacAAAAGTTTTATACTTTTGAGTATGATTTGCAAAATCTAgaccattcatttaaaataaatacaatccCCCAAATTAGAGGTATTGCACAGTGTGCAATACCCTAAGCATTGTACCTATCTCAATCCATCGCTAAAACTATCATTTTGCACCTTAATTCTTGTATCCCAtattttcgtcattttgttaccattggggggtacattatcattgctttgatagtttgagagataaattgtcgtaattgatagtttggagggtagattgt encodes the following:
- the LOC132189951 gene encoding protein AGENET DOMAIN (AGD)-CONTAINING P1-like, which gives rise to MALRKPNLAHHSYFKIGDEVEVTSSDHSLRGTLFPAKIIARLCKTDKVVVEYKSVEATNVPLRESVDMVLLRPLPPPENDHRFDFGDEVDAFFSGGWWEGVITQVAEGPAYWVYFRFSKQEFYFQPSELRPHREWVNGTWLPSRELSLKTEANSSKARMNKFSEGTAVEVSSDEDGFQGAWFAATIVSAIGQDKYFIEYKSLRTDDDMDFLREEVDIQHIRPRPPDAVMIDSFNLKEEVDAFCNDGWWEGVISKVVKGLRYRVYFKGTNDEAEFQHSDLRPRQDWIDGTWVRASQALKF
- the LOC132190457 gene encoding large ribosomal subunit protein eL13z; translated protein: MVKHNNVIPNGHFKKHWQNYVKTWFNQPARKTRRRNARQKKAVKIFPRPTAGPLRPIVHGQTLKYNMKVRAGRGFSLEELKAANVPKKLAPTIGIAVDHRRRNRSLETLQANVQRLKTYKAKLVVFPRRARKFKAGDSAPEELATATQVQGPYLPIVREKPSVELVKVTEEMKSFRAYDKLRIERTNQRHVGARMKKAAEAEKEEKK